In Phenylobacterium zucineum HLK1, one DNA window encodes the following:
- the nadA gene encoding quinolinate synthase NadA, translating into MAADGSQFAFTPEVEAETLPAWEKVKRHVTPMEWRAHAPLIAEINRLKREKNAVILAHNYMTPEIFHGVGDYVGDSLGLAKEAAKSDAAVIVQAGVHFMAETSKILSPEKRVLIPDLRAGCSLASSITGADVRLIKQRYPGLPVVTYVNTTADVKAETDICCTSANAVQVVEEAARLWGVDKVVLIPDEFLARNVARQTDIGIIAWKGRCEVHERFTAEDILEIKAAYPGAEVLAHPECPAEVLEVSDFAGSTAAMNDYVLQRKPKRVVLITECSMADNVAADAHGTEFVRPCNLCPHMKRISLENIYEALLHDRHEVTVDPAIAERARLAVQRMIDLPPPARPARYDLVKARHHVDVELI; encoded by the coding sequence ATGGCCGCCGACGGTTCGCAGTTCGCCTTCACGCCTGAGGTCGAGGCCGAGACCCTTCCCGCATGGGAGAAGGTGAAGCGCCACGTCACGCCGATGGAATGGCGCGCGCACGCCCCGCTGATCGCCGAGATCAACCGGCTGAAGCGCGAGAAGAACGCCGTCATCCTCGCCCACAACTACATGACGCCCGAGATCTTCCACGGCGTCGGCGACTACGTGGGCGACAGCCTGGGGCTGGCGAAGGAAGCGGCCAAGTCCGACGCTGCGGTGATCGTTCAGGCGGGCGTCCACTTCATGGCCGAGACGTCCAAGATCCTCAGCCCCGAGAAGCGCGTCCTGATCCCCGACCTGCGGGCCGGCTGCTCGCTGGCCAGCTCGATCACCGGCGCGGACGTGCGCCTGATCAAGCAGCGCTATCCCGGCCTGCCGGTGGTCACCTACGTCAACACCACCGCCGACGTGAAGGCGGAGACCGACATCTGCTGCACCAGCGCCAACGCCGTGCAGGTGGTGGAGGAAGCCGCCAGGCTGTGGGGCGTCGACAAGGTGGTCCTGATCCCCGACGAGTTCCTCGCCCGCAACGTCGCCCGCCAGACCGACATCGGCATCATCGCCTGGAAGGGCCGTTGCGAGGTGCACGAGCGCTTCACCGCCGAGGACATCCTCGAGATCAAGGCCGCCTATCCGGGCGCCGAGGTCCTGGCCCACCCCGAGTGCCCGGCCGAGGTGCTGGAGGTCTCGGACTTCGCCGGCTCGACGGCGGCGATGAACGACTACGTGCTGCAGAGGAAGCCCAAGCGCGTGGTTCTGATCACCGAGTGCTCGATGGCCGACAACGTGGCCGCCGACGCGCATGGCACCGAGTTCGTGCGCCCCTGCAATCTGTGCCCCCACATGAAGCGGATCAGCCTGGAGAACATCTACGAGGCCCTGCTCCACGACCGGCACGAAGTGACCGTCGACCCGGCGATCGCCGAGCGCGCCCGCCTGGCGGTCCAGCGGATGATCGACCTGCCGCCGCCGGCCAGGCCCGCCCGCTACGACCTCGTGAAGGCCCGCCACCACGTCGACGTGGAGCTGATCTGA